TATGATATTGAAATCAAACCCTTCGAAACGGGAAAGTTCCACGGCACGTTCGATTTGTCCGTCAAAGTTGACTTCGAATTTCGGATCTTTTGCGATGATAAAATCGGAACCGTCCGCTTCCTTATGATTGCGAATGTAATATTCGGTGATCCTTCCGCCGAGACTGGAAAAACTGACTAAAAACGAATCCGTTTTGATATTATAAGTTTTGATATCTTTGGGATCGATTGCGGAAGGTTTTGTTTGCGCATCCGCAGGAGGAAGGTCTTTGTTTTTTGCGGCTTCCTTGACACTTGCCTGATCCGTTTCTTTTTTAGGATCGGCTGTAACGGGTGTTACTTGAGTTTTGGGAGCTTCCGGTTTTTGCGGGAAGAAGAAATAATTGATCCCCATCCATGCCGCGAGGCTGATGAATAGAGCAAGAAAAAGTCTGCCTTGTCTGGCTGTGGTATCGTTTTGCATAATTTAACTCTTGTTGGTTGGTTTAGGGAGCGGATCGAATCCGCCTTCGTGTAACGGGTGACATCTGGAAATTCTGCTTAAGCTCATTCCGAATGCTTTGAAAAAGGGATAGGTTTGAAATGCTTCTTTTGCATATTCCGAACAACTGGGCGTAAAGCGACAAGCAGGCGGAAGTATCGGAGATACAAATTTCTGATAAAGAAATATGAGTAGGAGGGCGATCCGATTCATTGAGGTTTTTGAAAGATAGAAAGAAAAATTTCTTCTCTTTCCTGCGGCAGTTTCCGTGCAAAATCGATATGAGCTAAGATTGCAATGTCATTGCCTGCGGGAAAGGCAGACAAATGCAAACGAACCAGTTCCTTCAAGAGTCGTTTCGTTCGATTTCGGTCTACGGCTGATTTGTGGGACCTGTCGGGACAGAATAAAAAGTAGGTGTTTTCCGTCCCGTTCTTGCGGGAAAGAAAGCTAATAGGAAACCTACCTACTTTTTTGGCACTACGAAAGAGTTCTTGGATCCTCGATTTATTGCAAAGAGTCTCCGAAGGAAGCTCCTATCCTAGAACTTTCTCCCGATTTTCTCGTCGGAGACAGTCAATTTGTGGCGACCTTTCTTTCTGCGGTTGCTGATCACATTTCTTCCGCCTGGAGTTGCCATTCTTGTTCGGAAACCATGAGTTCTAATGCGTTTCGTGTTGCTCGGTTGGTATGTACGTTTCATGAAAATTACCTAATTTATATATAATCGCGGAAAAAAAAGAGTCTTTTGAGAAGACTTTTGGTACCAATCTGGAAGTCAAGGGCGAAATCGGATTTATTATTAAGATTTGTTTTTCACGAGGAAAACCCCCGATTTCCCTTCATTACTGTATGTGACATAATATCTTGATCGATTTGAGCCCTTTTTTACAATCACTGCCTGCGCGATCTATGGGAATTTCCTTATTTTGCGGTTCGAAGAAAATTTTTTCCTACGATGCAAAACCGAAAAATATCCTTGTTAGGTGGGCGCTTCGGATCAATCTGCATTGTTGGAATCCTATCAGGAACGACCGGGCTCTTCGCTCCAATTTTCGCGTTCCGCGAAAGATTTCCGCTTCGATCCCTAGCGCGGGGTGTTTCCGGGATGGGAAATAATACTTGTTAAATGGATTTGCTTACTATTATCATGTAATATACTTGTTTCAAGGATCCTGTGATTTTCAAATCTCGGTTTCTTGTCCTCTTTGTAATCTTCTAGCGTCAGTTAAATGCCTGGATTCTACACATTCCTTGAAAAAGTTTAAGGAATGTGAAATGAACAAATATAATATTGTTAGAATACTACTTGTCGTTGGTTTGCTGAGTGTAATTGCTTTCTACATTATCTTTTACGATTTTCTGAAAGAGGCAACCATCGTTACGATCTCCATTTTATTCGGATTTATTGTCAACGAGATCGTGTACAATACGAACAAGCAAAGATATCAAAAAAGCAAAGAGGCGTTATTCAGATTATTTCCTAAACCCTTTATTCCTAAAAACTATTATATAGAAAATCATAAAGCGATTATAAGAATAAAGAAATATTTCAAAACGGTAAAAGCAAAAGAAATTAAAGGAAAGTTTAGGGAAGCGCTTCACAATTTGCATTTGGGTCTTAAAACCATCTCCGAACCGATATTACTTGAATCTCTCTCCATGCTCCTTTATTCCAACGGAGAAATTCATAAAGCAATTAAAAATCTTAAATCAATGAAGACTACGGATACAAAGTCCGAAAAAAACAAATACAATCTATTGAGCGTCTGCTATAATAAAATAGGAGATTATCATCGTTCCATTCAATGTTTAACTAAAGTTTCGGAATTACTTCAAGCTGTTGATATAAGAGAAAGAGTTCGGAATCTTGCGGATAAGGCCGAATGTTATTATAACTTGGACGAAAGATCGGAAGCCAGTCCGAATATCAGAGAAGCCTACAGAATTGCAAAAAAGAATAATTATACCGAAGGAAAACTCTACGTACATAGAATTTTATTGAATTATTATCAAAAACAAAACGCGATTACGGAAATAGCTAAAATACTTACTTCCACATATGCACTTTTAACAAACGAAAATATCGACAAATTTGATGATTATGGACTTATCTCCGCCAATGCTATCTTTGATTTCGAAAGAACACTGGTTTTAGATCTGCTTACGGATGATAAAATCCGACAATCGATTTTGGATCAGGAATTTTCCAATGATGTGCTGGAGGACCTTAAAAACTTTTTTATCAATAGGGAAGAAAATAGTAAACAGATTCAAGAAGCAATCACTAACAATCTAAAATCGACTGCATTGAAAAACTTAGATAAACTGAATTTATTATCAGCTTAACTCATTCGAAGAATCACCAGCGAAGCAAGGGTAGGGGATTTTAATATTGCCAGTGTGATTATATCTCTAGGTGCTTTTGAGATTACAAAGCAATTGTTATACAGTGGTTGGATTCATTTTGTCGGTAAAGGATGCACAGCCCCTTTGCTCGGTCTTCGACACATTACCGTCGAAGCACGATTTCATTGACTTTTCGCACTAATTCCCGATAATTTACATATGAAGGTAGAAAGCAAACAAGAATTGATTCAAAAGCTTTCCGATGCAAAGCCTAAGCTGGAACATGATTTTGGTGTTTTACAAATTGGCTTTTTTGGCTCTTTTGCAAAAGACAAAATTAATTCTAATAGTGATGTCGATATTTTCGTGGATTTGAGAAGCCCTGATTATGATTCTTTCGCTGGCCTTCAAATCTTTCTTGAAAAACTTCTTGAGAGAAATGTTGATTTAATTAGGAAGAGAAGTCAAATTAAGGTCTCTTTCTTAAATCGTATCCAAAAAGATCTTATTAATGTCTGAAGAAATTATAGAGAGATTGGAATTTATATAAAACTACTGTAAATCTTATCCTAAAACAATTCAAAGATGTATGAACACTTTACCAACATCGCTGCGGGATTCCCAATGCAATAAAATTGGTATAAGACTTTAAAGAAATAGCATGACAGTTAAAGGAAGGTCAAATGAAAGAATCAAAAATTTTTACAATGTCCTTTGCCAGTGTTTATCCTCTCTATTTGCAAAAGGCTGAGAGAAAAGGCCGAACCAAATCGGAAGTGGATCAAATCATTTTTTGGCTCACCGGATATAATAAAAAAACCTTGGAAGCACAGCTAAAGAAAGAAACCAATTTTGAAGATTTTTTTGACCAGGCACCGCATATAAATGATAATGTTTCCCTCATTAAAGGTACTATTTGCGGTTATCGAATAGAAGAGATGGAAGAAGGGCTTATGCGAAATATCCGCTACCTTGACAAATTAATCGATGAATTGGCAAAAGGGAAGGCTATGGATAAAATATTAAGGAAATAGGATCACTCAGTGAATAAAGAATAATTTATCTCTACTTCGTATAACGCGATGAAGTAAAAATCTCATTTTAAAGATAACTGAGAAGAAAGAAAAATTCTTTTTTCTTGACAACTTGCTTCAAGCTCATAGTATTATGAAATCTTTCCCGGTTGGTGAACTAAAATCACATTTTTCTGAAGTGTTAGAATACGTTAAAAATGGAGAAAAGGTAGGTATACTATTTGGGAAAAATAAAAAAACAATTGCAATGATTGTTCCCGTTCCTCAAAAGACTGATTCAAAAAGAAAGATTGGGATTCTTGATGGAAAAGTTAAAATCTCATTTGCAAAAGATTTTTCTATCTCTGAGGAAGAGTTCTTAAGTATTTAAATGCCTTATACTTTAGATACCCATGCTCTACTCTGGGTTATTGGTGATTCAAAACAACTAAGTAAAAAGGTCGCTCTGATCATTGAAAACCAAGAAAATAAGATTTTTGTAAGTTCTATATCATTATGGGAAATTTCACTAAAATATAAATTAGGAAAACTTAATCTTTCCGGTTTTAAACCTGAAGATATTCCAAAATATCTTGAAAAATTAAATATTAACATAATAGAACTAAATCAAGAAGATGCATCTTCCTATTATAAATTAAAAGAGGATTTTCTCAGAGATCCTTTCGATCGAATGCTCATCTGGCAATGTATTTCTAGAAAATTTACCCTAATTTCGAAAGATGCAGAAATGAAAAAATATAAAATTTCCGGTTTAAGAACTATTTGGTAATTGTTTACTGCGTTCATTGTTCCATCATAGAAAGATTTATATTTCGTTAAAAAATCCAAGATCGGATAAAAACGACTTATTCAAGTCTTAAATTCTAAATTTATCAATAAACCACATACACCTAAACTTATTTCAAACTTGTAGAAATCAGTAAAGATGCATCTTGGTTCATAAAAATATTTTTGCCATGATGAAAGTTTTTTATTTCTATCGTATGAAATCCCGCATCAGTGAGTAAGGATTTTAAATCCGTATGTGTGAATCCATTATGCACAGTCGGGTGATTGATTTTTTCATTTTTATCAAAATCAACGATGATTAACTTTCCATTTGCATTTAAGACCGAATAAAAATGCCCCAGTATCTTCTTAACATCCGGTACATGAAGAAGAACGAGCGAAACTACGATTATATCCGCTTTCAAATTTGAGGTGATTTTGGTAAAATCCGAGTGAATGACTTCCGCATTCTTTATGTTATTTTGAATGATCTTTGTTTTCACTATCTCCAGCATTTGTTCCGAAGAGTCCATGAATAAAAGTTTATCAACCAGAGGAGATAACTCTAGTCCGACGAGTCCGGTGCCACATCCGTAATCCAGTAGCGATTTATTTTTGCCCTCTTTTAACTCCGGTTTTATCGCATTCACGATGATTTGCGCTAATTCTTTTCTTTCCTTTGTATCATAATTGTTTGCAATCTGATTGAATATATTATTATCCATAAAGCCATTCTTCGGTTTTTGCTTAAATTAAGAGAGTATTTCTCTTACTGGAAAAGGCATTCCGCGCCAACGATCGCAGCGGAAATCAAGTAAGTGATCTACTTTTAAAACAAGGAAATCACTTCTAGCGGTAACGTAGGCCAGCGCTTATGTCACTTTTTCGATCTTATTTTCTTTTTAAAAAATCATTCCCTTCCATCTCATTTTTAAAAATCCTGTGAGGTATGTCTCAAACCCCACATCCCAAATCGCCGAATGATTCTGCCGTCGAAACCCGTCATGTAGTGATGCCGGATCATGCAAATCATTATGGAACTGCTTTCGGTGGAGCGATCATGTCCTGGATTGACCTAATTGCCGTTATGGCAGCACAGAGACATTCGGGCAGGGAGGCGGTCACTGCAAGTATTGACCGGATCAATTTTATTTCACCCATTCAGATCGGAGATCATGTTCATCTGAAAGCAATGGTCAATTATGTAGGAAAAACTTCGATGGAAGTCGGCGTGCAAGTGAATCGGGAAAACCCGTTTACGGGGGAAAGTGTTCGAGCTACAACCGCCTATTTGTCGTTTGTTGCTTTGGATGAAAATAAAAAACCTGCCCCGGTGCCGGAATTGATTTTGAAAACCCCTACGGAAATTCGCCGATACGAAGAAGGAAAATTAAGGATAGAAACGGCAAAAGAACTCGCTCGGAAAATCAAAGATAGTAGAAAATGAACAATGGGTAGTTTCTTCTTTTTTAAAAACGGCGTTTCCTTCTAGAAAATATACTAATATACTCTTTCCTGAGGTCAGACAATGAAGATGAAGCTTAATGAAGATGAAAAAAGAATAGAAACTTCAATTGAGAAGAATGAATGGGTTTCCGTTGAGAATAAAAATCTCTATCTTAAGAAGTTGAAATCTGCTGCTAAAAATACCCTACTTAAAGATAAGAGAATGAATATTAGAATTGCTGGTAAAGACATTCAACTTCTAAAAACGAAAGCCCTTGAAGTTGGTGTTCCTTATCAAACTTTAGTTTCTAGTATTTTACATCAATACGTCACAGGAAAATTAAAAGAACATTAACATGTGCTTATAACTTCTTCTTCTCTTAAAAATAAGGAAGGTAAAAAGAAAAAATGCTTTCGGCAGCGCAAAGGCATTTAGGAGATTATGTTAATTTAGATTCCTAAGCTTGTTATGATTCCCTTCGCTTGTTCCACGAACAAATTTTCTTCTTCTTCGGTATAAGGGACAAAGATTCCTTTTTGAAACCGAACTGCTAGATGAGCATATTCAATACACCCTGCTACAGTTAACTCCGGTTTGGCCTTTCCTTCGTAAATTTTTATATCTCCGTTATTTGGTACAACCAAAGATCTCGGTGGGATTTTTTTTCCTCCCCGAATCATACAACCTGCTGCGATCTGACAACCATCACCTATCACTGCTTTATCGAGAACGATGGAGCCGATACCCACAAGCACACCCCGCCCGATCGTGCATCCGTGGATCATTACATTATGCCCCACAAGACTCCAGGCTCCGATGGAAATGGGAGAACGAGAGTCGGTATGCAATGTGGAATTGTCTTGGATATTTACATAATCCCCCAATGCGATTTGATTCATATCAGCGCGTAAGACGGCTCCCGGCCATAAGGAAACGGATATGCCGAATTTTAACATTCCAAACGCAGTTGCCTGGGGATGGATAAACGGATCTGAGAATTCAGGAATTTCGGAATAGTTCATAGATGAGTGTCATTCCATTGTGATTTTCGAATTGTTTCAAATTTTTTAAATATTTGGGAACCTTTTCTTTTCATTTGGGTTTAATCATTAGTAAGGAGCAAAAATGAAAGAATTCCCCGTAAAGACGATGTTTTTGGTGACCATGTGCACTTATATGAGTTTGAGTGCCGAGCCTCCACAACCGCCTCCACCGGGACCTTTTATGGGACCACCACTCGGTATCATTTTTCCTTTCCCGGATCCGGAGGGGAAGGAGTTCGAAAAATTAGCGCAGGATCTGAAACTTACCAAAGAAAAAAAAGAAAAGATCAAGTCTTCTTTGGATAAAAAAGAGAGTCTTCTAAAAGAGAAAGTGGACAAAATGTCACCTCTGCATGAAGATCTAAGATCCATTTTGGAATCCGAAAAGGTAGATTTAGCGGTTGTTAAGTCAAAGCTTCAGGAAATCAGCAACACTCAATTGGATATCCGTATGATTCAAATCCAGGGAAGGCTTGAATTTGAATCGCAATTGAATCCGGAACAAAAAGATACACTAAAATCCATTAACAAAAAACGTATGGAAACCATGCGATCCCGAAAAGAGCCCTTTCCCGGCCCTGATCGTTTGGAATGTGTAGAACCTAAAAAATGACGGAAAACGAATTAGTTCATTCTATCGAAGAGAGTAAAACGACTGTTCTTCGGGCAATTCACAAGAATCTGCCCGAGGATCTTTTTTCTTTCGTCGAAGATGTGACTCAAGAGACTTACTTAAGATATTATCTTGCTTTTAGAGAAAAACCTCCGTTATCGGGAGAGTCACTTCACAAATGGCTTTATGTTGTCGCACGCAATGAATGCAGAAGAGCTTGGAGAGATAATAAAAAAGCTGGAAGTCTGCCGTTCCAAATGTCGGATGATCTTACAGGAATAGAATCTTTGTATTCGTTTCCCACAGTGGAGATTGATCACGAGAATAGGGATAAGTGGGTGAGGGCGCAAATCAATGAATTGCCCGAGCCGTTTCGTCAAACTACATTGTATCGTTTGGCGGGACATAAAGTGAATAAAATCGCCCAACAATTGGGAGTTTCCGCGGGCACTGTAAAGTCAAGGCTTGCTCGGGGACGGGAAATGCTTGCAAGATTAATGAATAAAAATCAAAAAGAACAGGAGCTGGATTTATGAACGAAAATTTGAAATCTAAATTAGACCAAACCATTGATCAATTGATCCAAGATCCGCAATTTTCGAAAAGGGTCGCTTCGCGGGTTTTGAAAGCGGCGGACCAACAATTAATGCCTGCCAATAACGGCTTTCCTATCAAATGGATTTATGCGGTCGCAAGTGCTTTCTTTTTTGCTATTGGGATTTCTCAATTTTTAAATTTTGAGATTGAAGAGGAAAATTACAGTCCTCTGTCCCAAGATTCTGCGATAGAAATTTCTGCCCCTGAAAAATCGGAATCTTTATGGGAACAAACGGATTCGATTATACTTACTACCTTCGGGTCCCGCTAGTCATTTCAAACAAAACTATCAATCTCACATCCGACGATTGTAATATCGTCTTGGTGTGAGTTCTCCATAGTGAACTCTTCCAGATGTTCAACAACCGATCGAATACTTTCATCTAACGAAAGTTTATCTGATTCCTGTAGAATTTCATAAAGACGGTTTTCTCCGAAAATCTCACGGGATTTATTGAATTGTTCGAACGCGCCGTCCGTATAGAGATAGATACGATCCCCTTCTTCTAAAAAATATTCCGTACATTTATAAATGGTATGATCCATAAGGCCGATGATTTTCCCGGTTCTCGGCAGAATTTTTTTCTCACCTGCGCGGATATGGATTTGATCCGGATGACCTGCCGATGCAAAATAAAGTTTTCTTTTTTTCAGATCAATGTCGCAGACTGCGCAGGTAAATATGGTTTGTACATTATGATACTTATTGATAAAAATTTGATTCAGATGAAAGATAAGATCGTTGGGAGAATCATACATAATCTTTAAAGATTCGTATTCCGCTTTGATCGCCATCGTTATGAGCGCGGCTTGGATTCCATGACCAGTTGCATCCGCGATGAAAATCCGGTAATGATCGGAATCTACCTGAGTCATATCGTAAAAATCACCGCCTACTTCATTCATGGATTGATAAAAAGATCCGAATTTGATACGACTATCGCTGATCGTAACTTGCGAAAAGAAGGTTTGTTGAATTTTTTTGGCAACATTCAAATCCTTTCGGATATTGAATAAGGACTCATCCAGAATTTTAGTTCTTTCTCTTACCTTTTCTTCCAACGTGATCAAAGCTTCTTCTTGTGTTTTTACCTTTTCCTCTTTCAATTGATTGATCTTGCTTGCCAGTGCTAGGGAAAGTATACCCGCTTCCAAAGTAGAACCGATTTGATTGGAATAGATTGTGATTAGATTTGCAGGCAACAATCCGTTTTGCATAAGAGTGTATAACAAAATACCTACAAGCAAAGTACTCCATCCCAATAGAAATAATTTTGCCCGTTTGTTTCCCGAATTATAATTCAATAGTGCAACACCAAATACGGAAACTACGAATATTTGAGCGATCAGATTTGCAATTCGAACCAGATAGTTTAAACCTAAAAACGGAAATCCGAAGAGTAAGTATAAGAAGGTTATCAATATAAGAAACCAAAGGATCAGATGGGAACGAGGATTGAAATCTTTTAAGTTTAACGATTGTTGTGCGAATCTCCATCCGAAAATGACGGAAAAACAAATGATGAAACTCCCGCTTCGGTTATGGATTTCAGGATGATCGTAAGTTAAAAATTGATTGAGGATTCCGTTTAAATAGGTTTGAACACATAGATGTGTAAAGATGGAAACGGAATAGAGTATATATACCCCTTCTTTCAGAATAAAATAGATGAATAGATTGTAAAGAACCATGATGAAAATGGTCCCGTAGAAAAAACCGAGAATCATATTTTCACGATTTTCCTTCAAATAGAACGCTTCTTTGGTAAAAAAACGAAGCGTATAACTGATATTTGACGTTGATTTTGTTTTCACGAAAAATATTTTTTGTTCTCCGATAGGCCAGTCCATTTCGAAAGCCACCGATTTGGAAAAAGTATCCCACTGTGTATGAGGAATGAAATCTCCTCCCTGTTTGATCGGTATGGTGTTTCCTTTTTCGTAAACGATCACTTCATCCAAATGCGCGTTACCCAAATCGAAAATAATTTTACCGGAAGAAGAATGATTGGTCGCTTCGATTCGCAGCCAAACCGCTTCCGATCTGAATCCGAAAGCAAGATTGTTTTTTAAAACAGGAGTAAAGGGAATTTTTCCATCCGAATCCGAAACCAAATAATTCAAGTTATAAAAGGAAGATGTTTCCGTTATATAACCGATCTTTTGCGGAATGAATGTATCGTTCTTAAGATATTTTCGAATTTGTAGTTGGGTGCAGGAAACAATGAATAAAAAAGGTATGACCCTAACCAATCGAGAAAACATAAGTCTTCTCGATTGAATTCATAAATTCGGCTTTGTCAAAGAAAATTTAGCGAAGGGTCAATCCCGATTTTTCCGCAAGTTTCACCAACTCATCGGAAAGTTCTTTGAATCTTTCCTGGGTAAAAGTTTTTTCATACGACATAAGGCGAAACCTGTATGTCACTGATTTTTTTCCTTCACCCAAATTGCCTCCGCGAAAAATCGTATGTACCCAGCCGGTTTCCATTTCAGGAATGTTTTGACTTTTTACCAGGTTCAGATAATGATCCGTAGATTCCGTTTCATTCAATAGAATGGAAAGATCCAATTGACCTTGAGGGAAAGAAGAAGGTGCTTTGAAATGACTTTGTCTTCCTTCTTTTTCCCAAACTTCCAAAAGATTCAACAAATTGATTTTGCCGACGAACGCCCGTTTCTTGAGGTCGTATTTGTCTGCAAATCTGGAATGTAAGATTCCCATCTCAATGATTGTTTTGCCTTCAAGCTTATAAGAGAGCCCCGCGTTCGGGTGTAAGTAAGGAAGATTTTCCTTTGACCAGAGACCGGATCTTATATTCAATACTTCGAAAATTTGAGATATTTTATGTCTAAGGGATACAAATTCGGAATCAATCGTTTGATAATCGTTTTGTTTTGCGGAAGAAAGACTGATAAAACCGATCCAACGATTTTCGGAAGCGAGGTCTTTTTCGTTTATCTTATGATAGGTGCGACCGATTTCAAATAAATCGACGATATCAAAACGATCTTGGTTGCTTGCCGCTTGTTTGATGAGTCCCGGCAAAAGGGAAGCTCTGAGAACGGAATATTCTTCCGGCATTTCGTTTGCAATTCCCAGAATGTTTTTTTCCTTTTCCCCTTCGATTTGTGATTCTTGGGTAGAAGAAAAAGAATAATTATATACTTCATGGAATGTAAGGTTGTTTGCAAAAAATGCCTTCGTCCTTCTTTCCAATTCCCGCAAAGGATTTCGGATGGGAGTCTCCACTGCCAAAGCCAAAGGTTGAACCGGAATGGAAGCATATCCGATGGTGCGTCCGATTTCTTCCACTAAATCTTCAGGTATAGTGACATCATAATTTTGACGGAACTTGGGAACTTCCACTTCGATGGAATCTCCCGATGTTTTTACCGCAAATCCGAGTCTTTCCAGAATCTTTTGGATTTCCGCAAGGCTAATGTCTTTGCCAAGTTTGGAATGAAGAAAACGCAATGTAGTTTCTATGATTACTTTTTTAGAAGCGGTATGATTGAATCCTTGCGGTTCAAAACCTTTTGCCTCCGGATTTCCATTCTCGCGTAATAATTGTAAGGCGCGCGCAATTACAGGCAGGCATGTAGAAGAATCCAAACCTTTTTCATAACGGACGGCGGATTCGGAACGAATGGAAGTTTTTCGAATGGATTTACGGACATCTTCTCTTTTGAAAACTGCCGATTCCAAAACCAAATCCACAGTGCTTTCGCTCACTGCACTGTCTTTTCCTCCCATCACACCGGCAATGGCAACAGGATCGGAACCGTTTCGAATTAATAGTATATCGGATGTTAATTTTTGATCGGAATCATCCAAAAGTGGGAAGGATTCGTCTTGTTTTGCAAAATCAACTTGGAACTCGGTCGATTTTAGCTTGGCTCGATCAAAGAAATGAGTCGGTTGACCAACTTCTAACAAAAGATAGTTGGAAACGTCTACGACATTATTGATGGATCGGATTCCGCATTTCTCCAAACGAGATTTGATTTTTAAATGGGAAGGAGCGATTTTTATTTTGGGAATGGACGCGACGTTATAAGAGTGAGCGTTCCCATTTGTTTTTACCGTCAAACCGTCGTTTCCTTTTTGAAAATCTTCTTTCGCAGAAAGCGGTTCGAAATGAAGAGGGATTTCCAATTGGGAAGAAAGTTCTCTCGCGAATCCGAAGTGGCTCCAAAGATCCGGTCTATGTGTAATGGATTTGTTGTCGATGGTAAGAATAGTGTCTTCCCAAGCGAATAGTTTGCGGATGGAAATTCCCAGTTCCGTCGAGCTTGGAAAAATCAAAACCCCTGAGGAAACTTCCGCAAGTCCCAATTCCTTTTCAGAACAGTACATTCCTTCGGAAGGAACTCCTCGCAGTTCGGAAGATAAAATTTCTTTGCCGTCTAGCTTTGTTCCCGGAAGTGCAAGTGGAACGATGTCGCCTTCTTTGACATTCGTGG
The nucleotide sequence above comes from Leptospira kobayashii. Encoded proteins:
- the pheT gene encoding phenylalanine--tRNA ligase subunit beta; protein product: MKLSLHWLNDFLPLNSVPFDVVIEKINTSVCEIDDIDEYKHHLSSVITVKISSLSKHPNAEKLQVTECTDGKKKYQIVTGATNVKEGDIVPLALPGTKLDGKEILSSELRGVPSEGMYCSEKELGLAEVSSGVLIFPSSTELGISIRKLFAWEDTILTIDNKSITHRPDLWSHFGFARELSSQLEIPLHFEPLSAKEDFQKGNDGLTVKTNGNAHSYNVASIPKIKIAPSHLKIKSRLEKCGIRSINNVVDVSNYLLLEVGQPTHFFDRAKLKSTEFQVDFAKQDESFPLLDDSDQKLTSDILLIRNGSDPVAIAGVMGGKDSAVSESTVDLVLESAVFKREDVRKSIRKTSIRSESAVRYEKGLDSSTCLPVIARALQLLRENGNPEAKGFEPQGFNHTASKKVIIETTLRFLHSKLGKDISLAEIQKILERLGFAVKTSGDSIEVEVPKFRQNYDVTIPEDLVEEIGRTIGYASIPVQPLALAVETPIRNPLRELERRTKAFFANNLTFHEVYNYSFSSTQESQIEGEKEKNILGIANEMPEEYSVLRASLLPGLIKQAASNQDRFDIVDLFEIGRTYHKINEKDLASENRWIGFISLSSAKQNDYQTIDSEFVSLRHKISQIFEVLNIRSGLWSKENLPYLHPNAGLSYKLEGKTIIEMGILHSRFADKYDLKKRAFVGKINLLNLLEVWEKEGRQSHFKAPSSFPQGQLDLSILLNETESTDHYLNLVKSQNIPEMETGWVHTIFRGGNLGEGKKSVTYRFRLMSYEKTFTQERFKELSDELVKLAEKSGLTLR